One Neorhodopirellula lusitana genomic window carries:
- a CDS encoding serine/threonine-protein kinase produces the protein MPIEPSQSSSEQTRGIGPLTDIGSNQRSVPASDAPVASPITAANSDSTQPDHAGTPRRSKRSKRHGRASVRRSKRPNDVASQHEPATDTTGSQLARPNDASSRYEDVGELGRGGWGVVQHAIDKHLKRSVAIKRISGSTQPSDDVRNRFLHEAIVTSQLQHPGIVPVHELSSDDSGDAYYVMKLLDGQPFQRLIRETHALVQSSPRTHASNKTSDPAPDATPQPKRLPEAILPLLERFIDICNAVAYAHQQGVLHRDLKPTNVMIGGFGETIIVDWGLAKRLHQDCVLRNESNAEHELDQAMQWIAAANSSVDSAHTCTGSIVGTPVYMSPEQASGEVDALTPASDIYSLGVILYEILVGHHPFQGCSVEQALQRVRTGDWTPAKHVQRDAPRALSAICDRAMSLDPNARYSSAEELAQEVRRYLVGDAVQADQETWLDRTSRWCRHHRTVATSVAGTSLALLIASLVFSYFIHQAHQQERIARIATEAAHRDTLHLLSENRTTADAWLVDLSSTLESYPGLLPIRNQLVQQATGHYESLIQKESHLTLQGMKSDASSLLKWHHSMERSKLHLRLGDLYRLRESRDAARTHYSSAEKALAAVKAMAKPDGKSTEDLTLLDVNLWIGQRLIDVSGISSEDLKSFDGHQTNLLSCLNTHGITNPNTMPETSLPNQVYLLVTCLARLNSVVAQKIPAYQTPSPTLPHHAITKLERAASWANWLSRTRGNSADDQLSASATAAWATALEVSGQHGAAIQIWQQLVAGLEGQMIETPERLDYQQALADTRLQLAKAFATTNQEDQARAQYLRVIEELNHAWLLSDVDSFYRSTLSTAQHDLGLLLTKEHRGEIHVGVQSKNP, from the coding sequence ATGCCCATCGAACCCTCTCAATCGTCGTCGGAACAGACTCGTGGGATAGGTCCGCTGACAGATATCGGTTCGAACCAACGAAGCGTCCCGGCATCCGACGCGCCGGTCGCCTCACCCATCACCGCAGCGAACTCCGACTCGACTCAGCCCGATCATGCGGGCACGCCTCGCCGATCCAAACGCTCGAAGCGGCATGGGCGTGCAAGCGTGCGAAGATCCAAACGCCCGAATGATGTAGCCTCTCAACACGAACCCGCAACCGATACGACGGGCTCCCAACTTGCTCGGCCAAACGACGCCTCTTCGCGGTATGAAGACGTCGGTGAACTTGGTCGCGGTGGCTGGGGTGTGGTCCAACACGCGATTGACAAACACCTAAAACGATCCGTTGCGATCAAGCGAATCAGCGGATCCACGCAACCTTCGGACGATGTGCGCAACCGTTTTCTGCACGAAGCCATCGTCACCAGCCAACTGCAACACCCCGGCATCGTGCCAGTTCATGAACTCAGCAGCGATGACTCCGGTGACGCCTACTACGTAATGAAACTGCTGGACGGGCAACCATTCCAACGACTTATCCGCGAAACACACGCGTTGGTACAGTCGTCGCCACGCACTCACGCGTCCAACAAAACGTCCGATCCCGCCCCCGACGCCACGCCGCAACCGAAACGACTGCCCGAAGCGATCCTCCCGCTTCTGGAACGCTTCATCGACATTTGCAACGCTGTCGCCTACGCCCACCAACAAGGCGTTTTACATCGCGATCTGAAACCAACCAACGTGATGATTGGTGGGTTCGGCGAGACGATCATCGTGGACTGGGGACTCGCTAAACGGCTGCATCAAGACTGCGTCCTTCGCAATGAGTCGAATGCCGAGCACGAACTGGATCAAGCGATGCAGTGGATCGCTGCCGCCAATTCCAGTGTTGACTCCGCACACACCTGCACCGGGTCCATCGTGGGCACACCGGTCTACATGTCGCCGGAGCAGGCGTCCGGCGAAGTCGACGCGCTGACGCCAGCGTCCGACATCTATTCCTTAGGTGTGATCCTTTACGAAATCCTGGTCGGACATCATCCATTCCAAGGATGTAGCGTCGAACAAGCGTTGCAGCGCGTTCGCACTGGAGACTGGACGCCTGCCAAACACGTCCAGCGTGATGCTCCGCGAGCCTTGTCGGCAATCTGTGACCGAGCGATGTCCCTCGATCCCAATGCTCGCTATTCGTCCGCCGAAGAATTGGCGCAAGAAGTTCGCCGGTATCTCGTGGGCGATGCGGTTCAAGCGGACCAAGAAACCTGGCTGGATCGAACTAGCCGATGGTGCCGCCATCATCGCACCGTGGCGACCAGCGTGGCTGGCACGTCACTGGCCCTCTTGATTGCCTCGCTCGTCTTCAGCTACTTCATTCACCAAGCACATCAACAAGAACGTATCGCAAGAATCGCAACCGAGGCCGCACACCGGGACACGCTGCACCTATTAAGTGAAAATCGCACCACGGCTGACGCCTGGCTGGTCGACCTAAGCAGCACGCTCGAGTCCTATCCAGGACTTCTGCCCATACGCAACCAATTGGTCCAGCAAGCAACCGGTCACTACGAGAGCTTGATTCAGAAAGAATCGCACCTGACATTGCAGGGAATGAAGTCGGATGCATCCAGTCTCCTGAAGTGGCACCACTCGATGGAACGATCCAAGCTGCATCTGCGTTTAGGTGATTTGTATCGTCTGCGTGAAAGTCGGGATGCCGCCCGCACTCACTATTCATCTGCTGAAAAAGCACTTGCGGCAGTCAAAGCCATGGCGAAACCCGACGGCAAGTCGACTGAAGACCTGACGCTACTGGACGTTAATTTGTGGATCGGTCAACGATTGATTGACGTCTCGGGAATCTCTTCCGAAGACCTCAAGTCGTTCGACGGTCATCAAACCAATCTTCTTTCATGCCTGAACACACACGGCATCACCAATCCAAACACGATGCCAGAGACCAGCTTGCCGAACCAAGTGTATTTGTTGGTCACTTGTTTGGCACGTCTGAACAGTGTCGTGGCACAAAAAATCCCCGCGTATCAAACGCCATCGCCAACGCTGCCCCATCATGCAATCACCAAGCTGGAGCGAGCTGCAAGCTGGGCGAACTGGCTGAGCCGAACACGCGGCAATTCTGCCGACGATCAGCTATCCGCTTCCGCCACCGCCGCTTGGGCCACCGCGTTAGAAGTTTCCGGCCAACACGGCGCCGCAATCCAGATTTGGCAACAGCTCGTTGCGGGTCTCGAAGGTCAGATGATTGAGACCCCTGAACGACTCGACTACCAACAAGCATTGGCCGACACCCGATTGCAACTCGCCAAGGCATTCGCAACGACCAACCAGGAAGACCAAGCCCGCGCCCAGTATCTGCGAGTGATCGAAGAGTTGAACCACGCGTGGTTATTGTCAGACGTGGACAGTTTCTATCGATCAACCTTATCCACGGCACAACACGATCTCGGATTGTTGCTCACGAAAGAACATCGCGGCGAAATCCACGTCGGCGTCCAATCAAAAAATCCCTAA
- a CDS encoding DUF1501 domain-containing protein produces the protein MNTPMSPEAELRLASARLQTRRHFLANCSVGLGAIGAGLLNASPGTVSASETGHLGNYAKPAKNVIYLHMAGSPPQHELFDYKPELKKHHLEPCPDELLEGKVFAFIKGKPKLLGPVYPFKQYGESGMMLGEQIPHIGKHADDLCLIRSMHTTQFNHAPAQLLLHTGSAQFGGSSFGSWATYGLGSESSNLPGFMVMVSGGTMPSGGKSLWGNGVLPSVHQGVQCRSEGDPILYVSNPDGMSSDIRRASLDALNELNRQEHQIFHDPETLTRIEQYELAFRMQTAVPEVMDISREPAHILESYGAEPGKASLANNCLLARRLVEQGVRFVQLFDWGWDIHGTAKYDDMETQFPKKCLEADKPIGALLTDLKQRGLLDETLVIFGGEFGRTPMVEARNGTMKFLGRDHHPDCFSVWVAGGGFRPGLQYGSTDELGFKVAEDPVDVKDFQATVLHAMGLDPFNLSFLSQGLNQRLIGPSNDARIIHDLLI, from the coding sequence ATGAACACGCCAATGTCCCCCGAAGCGGAACTGCGTCTCGCCTCAGCCCGTCTGCAAACACGGCGGCATTTCTTGGCCAATTGCTCGGTTGGGCTGGGGGCGATCGGCGCCGGTTTACTCAACGCTTCGCCCGGAACCGTGTCCGCTAGCGAGACGGGGCATCTCGGTAATTATGCCAAGCCGGCCAAAAACGTCATCTACTTGCACATGGCGGGTTCGCCGCCTCAGCATGAACTGTTCGACTACAAACCGGAACTCAAAAAGCACCACCTCGAACCGTGCCCGGACGAACTGCTCGAGGGCAAGGTGTTCGCGTTCATCAAAGGCAAGCCAAAACTGCTAGGCCCGGTTTACCCGTTCAAGCAATACGGCGAGTCAGGCATGATGCTCGGTGAGCAGATCCCGCACATTGGCAAACATGCCGACGATTTGTGCCTGATCCGCTCGATGCACACAACTCAGTTCAATCACGCTCCGGCGCAACTGCTTTTACACACGGGATCGGCCCAGTTCGGCGGTTCGTCATTCGGGTCGTGGGCAACCTACGGGTTGGGCAGCGAAAGCAGCAACCTGCCCGGCTTCATGGTGATGGTTTCCGGTGGGACGATGCCTTCGGGAGGCAAGAGTTTGTGGGGCAACGGTGTCCTGCCTAGCGTGCACCAAGGCGTCCAGTGTCGCAGCGAAGGCGACCCGATCCTATACGTTAGCAATCCCGATGGAATGTCTAGCGACATTCGCCGCGCCAGCTTGGACGCATTGAACGAACTGAACCGGCAAGAGCATCAGATCTTCCACGATCCGGAAACACTGACTCGTATCGAACAATACGAACTCGCCTTCCGGATGCAAACCGCGGTTCCCGAAGTCATGGACATCAGCCGCGAACCGGCTCACATCCTGGAGTCCTACGGCGCCGAACCTGGCAAAGCGTCCTTGGCCAACAATTGCTTGCTGGCCCGCCGACTGGTCGAGCAAGGCGTCCGCTTTGTCCAGCTGTTCGACTGGGGCTGGGACATTCACGGCACGGCCAAATATGACGACATGGAAACTCAATTCCCCAAGAAGTGCCTTGAAGCGGACAAGCCGATCGGAGCGTTGTTAACCGATTTAAAACAACGCGGGCTATTGGACGAGACCCTCGTCATCTTTGGCGGCGAATTCGGACGCACTCCCATGGTCGAAGCTCGTAACGGCACGATGAAATTCCTGGGCCGCGATCACCATCCAGATTGCTTCAGCGTCTGGGTCGCCGGTGGCGGATTCCGGCCCGGTTTGCAATATGGCTCCACCGACGAATTGGGCTTTAAGGTCGCCGAGGACCCTGTGGACGTGAAAGATTTTCAGGCCACCGTCCTACACGCGATGGGACTGGATCCGTTCAACCTAAGCTTCCTAAGCCAGGGACTGAACCAACGTCTAATCGGCCCCTCCAACGATGCACGCATCATTCACGACCTACTGATCTAG
- a CDS encoding PSD1 and planctomycete cytochrome C domain-containing protein, translated as MQQRPVWILATLFSVFCLGSLRADDIRFNEQVRPILSRHCIACHGPDEDDRQAGLRLDTFAGATEDFGGYAAVAPGDPDASEIIVRIVTDDEDMRMPPADHAEPLPAEDVEILRKWIEQGADYQIHWSFNPPQRPEVPAEIGSEPQDAVDYFIDQRLKSSDLERNGPGSPRALVRRVSLDLTGLPPIAHDDTVQKAIQQYLGDATEAHFANLVDRLLETPAYAEHWSSMWLDLARYADTVGYAGDEQRDIWPWRDWLIASMLENKSYKDMSIEMIAGDLLPNATDDQRLATAFHRNTLSNNEGGTNDEEFRTIAIKDRLSTTLNTWMGLTVRCAECHSHKYDPISHVEYYQLLDYFNQSQDADRRDDSPKLSVPPRRDRELANTLKTTLPKLREKVASQPVVWTQRRPIEMKSENGTSFKQLDDNSILATDTNPHRETYEMTLELPPGESVNSIRLEVIPHLKNDGKLGRSGEGAFILSQIRLVRHDEDGDTRLQFSDAEADYHQPNNHPRTAIKETVESGAHQQGWAVRHPVTEFTAHHEAVFELSEPLQAEQPLRFTVYLRHDAPWIKLNLGCFRISTTQVENAAERYRDGDLDADRIELRQWEKLASERVRVPVMEEKPKQKYRETFVMLGGNYLSHGEQVSAKLPKAFLPESADFRNDRLGMANWIFDDANPLTARVAVNRYWARIVGVGLVETEEDFGTQGMPPTHPDLLDYLAVEFQESGWDVRHLIKSIVMSQSYQQSQTASAAALEKDPRNRLLSRGPRVRLQAEVVRDQALAAAGLLSNKLYGPPVYPPSPIKRVVNAFTGGMTWQESKGDDRYRRALYTYLKRSSPHPLFETFDMSSRDVCSLRRLRTNTPLQSFMTLNDITFIEAARGLAESMLVQPSSSTRSSDTTSLSDTEIQGMIGFGLSRALFVEEPPVNQIDILAGLYRDCRERYQADVKAAAEMVSQSVNVKQLSDIERDQLIDLASMTVVSNVILNLDGFLNN; from the coding sequence ATGCAACAACGACCAGTTTGGATTCTCGCCACGCTCTTCAGCGTCTTTTGCCTCGGTTCTTTAAGAGCCGACGACATTCGCTTCAACGAGCAAGTGCGACCGATCTTGTCGCGGCACTGCATCGCCTGCCACGGTCCCGACGAAGATGACCGGCAAGCGGGATTGCGGTTGGACACATTCGCTGGCGCCACCGAAGACTTCGGCGGTTACGCCGCGGTCGCTCCGGGCGACCCGGACGCCAGTGAGATCATCGTTCGCATCGTGACCGACGACGAAGACATGCGAATGCCGCCCGCGGATCACGCGGAACCGTTGCCTGCCGAAGACGTCGAGATCCTTCGGAAATGGATCGAGCAGGGTGCTGATTACCAAATTCACTGGTCGTTCAATCCGCCACAGCGTCCGGAAGTTCCAGCGGAAATCGGTAGCGAACCTCAAGATGCGGTCGACTACTTCATCGACCAGCGTTTGAAGTCCAGCGACCTGGAACGAAACGGCCCCGGATCGCCCCGTGCTCTGGTGCGCCGGGTATCGCTGGACCTCACCGGGCTGCCACCCATTGCGCACGACGACACGGTTCAAAAAGCCATCCAGCAATACTTGGGCGACGCGACCGAAGCCCATTTCGCAAACCTTGTCGACCGTCTGTTGGAAACTCCCGCCTACGCCGAGCACTGGTCGTCGATGTGGTTGGACCTCGCTCGCTACGCCGACACCGTGGGCTACGCCGGCGACGAGCAACGCGACATTTGGCCGTGGCGAGATTGGTTGATCGCATCGATGCTGGAAAACAAATCCTACAAAGACATGTCGATCGAAATGATCGCCGGCGACCTACTTCCCAATGCGACCGACGACCAAAGATTGGCGACTGCCTTCCATCGCAACACGCTATCCAACAACGAAGGCGGCACCAACGACGAAGAGTTTCGCACCATTGCGATCAAGGATCGCCTGAGCACGACACTGAATACTTGGATGGGGTTGACCGTCCGCTGCGCCGAGTGCCACTCGCACAAGTACGATCCGATCAGCCACGTGGAATACTACCAACTGCTGGACTATTTCAACCAAAGCCAAGACGCGGATCGTCGCGACGATTCCCCCAAGCTATCCGTGCCACCTCGCCGCGACCGGGAACTTGCGAATACGCTGAAAACCACGCTTCCTAAACTACGTGAAAAAGTGGCTTCCCAGCCCGTCGTCTGGACTCAGCGACGTCCCATCGAAATGAAGAGCGAAAACGGAACGTCATTCAAACAACTCGATGACAACAGCATCCTCGCCACGGACACCAACCCGCATCGCGAGACCTACGAGATGACGCTTGAGCTACCGCCGGGCGAATCCGTGAACTCGATTCGCTTGGAGGTGATCCCGCATCTCAAGAACGATGGCAAATTGGGCCGTAGTGGCGAAGGTGCTTTCATCTTGTCACAAATACGACTGGTCCGGCACGACGAGGACGGCGACACGCGATTGCAGTTCAGCGATGCCGAGGCCGACTACCACCAACCCAACAATCACCCTCGCACCGCGATCAAGGAAACCGTTGAAAGCGGTGCTCATCAGCAAGGCTGGGCCGTTCGGCACCCGGTAACGGAATTCACCGCACACCATGAAGCGGTCTTTGAGCTTTCCGAACCGCTGCAAGCCGAGCAGCCCCTGCGATTCACGGTCTATCTCCGACATGACGCTCCCTGGATCAAACTCAACCTGGGCTGCTTCCGAATCTCAACCACCCAAGTCGAGAACGCTGCGGAACGTTACCGCGATGGCGACCTGGACGCCGACCGGATTGAACTGCGCCAATGGGAAAAGCTGGCCTCCGAACGGGTCCGAGTTCCCGTCATGGAAGAAAAGCCCAAACAGAAGTACCGCGAAACGTTCGTGATGTTAGGCGGCAATTATCTCAGCCATGGCGAGCAGGTTTCCGCCAAGCTTCCCAAAGCGTTCCTGCCCGAATCAGCGGACTTCCGAAACGATCGGCTGGGTATGGCGAACTGGATTTTTGACGATGCCAATCCACTGACGGCACGGGTCGCGGTCAACCGCTACTGGGCCCGAATCGTAGGCGTTGGGCTTGTTGAAACGGAGGAGGACTTCGGCACCCAGGGCATGCCTCCAACACACCCCGACTTGCTGGACTACCTTGCCGTTGAGTTCCAAGAGAGCGGTTGGGATGTTCGACATCTGATCAAGTCGATTGTGATGTCACAAAGCTATCAACAGTCGCAAACGGCCAGTGCCGCTGCATTGGAAAAAGATCCTCGTAACCGACTGCTGTCACGAGGCCCGCGTGTTCGTCTGCAAGCCGAGGTGGTTCGCGATCAGGCACTGGCCGCCGCCGGACTCCTGTCAAACAAACTTTACGGACCGCCGGTCTATCCACCTAGCCCGATCAAACGAGTCGTCAACGCGTTCACCGGCGGCATGACCTGGCAAGAAAGCAAGGGCGACGATCGCTATCGCCGCGCGCTTTACACATACCTGAAACGCAGTTCACCTCACCCGCTGTTCGAAACCTTTGACATGTCCAGTCGCGACGTCTGCAGCCTGCGTCGGTTACGAACCAACACGCCGCTGCAGTCGTTCATGACATTGAACGACATCACCTTCATCGAAGCGGCGCGCGGACTGGCCGAAAGCATGCTGGTACAACCTTCGTCTTCCACGCGTTCCAGCGATACGACATCTCTTAGCGACACGGAAATTCAAGGAATGATCGGCTTCGGCCTCAGTCGTGCATTATTCGTTGAAGAACCGCCTGTCAATCAGATCGACATTTTGGCTGGCCTGTATCGCGATTGCCGCGAACGTTACCAGGCCGACGTGAAGGCGGCCGCTGAAATGGTTAGTCAGTCCGTCAACGTCAAGCAACTCAGTGACATTGAACGTGACCAGTTGATCGACTTGGCATCGATGACAGTCGTTTCCAATGTGATTTTGAATCTCGACGGTTTCCTCAACAACTGA
- a CDS encoding aldo/keto reductase has translation MSNELIPLRPLGHDGFPVSAVGFGAWALGGQWGEQKDSQSTAALEKAIELGVNFIDTAPGYGDGRSETVIAETLSRLPANVRDSIHVATKTPPSTGPWPPTPYCRWQDRYSAAYIRSDVEQRLKNLKTDCLDLLQLHSWTRAWNDDPQPLLVLQKLREEGKIRKIGICTPEQDQNCVIQLMRDGLVDVVQVIFNLFEQEPAAQLLPVAAETGTGVIVRVSLDEGALTGKYPADHEFPADDFRSSYFAGDRMGRTAARVNEIAADLKEFGFSENYTLADAAIKFSQSHPAVSTVIVGMRNPEQAARNAAAATLPSLPPELLQRLRRHQWLRGVWYGGK, from the coding sequence ATGTCGAATGAATTGATTCCCCTGCGTCCACTCGGCCACGACGGCTTTCCCGTGTCGGCTGTCGGTTTCGGAGCTTGGGCTTTGGGCGGGCAGTGGGGCGAACAAAAAGACTCGCAATCGACCGCCGCTTTGGAAAAAGCGATTGAACTGGGCGTGAACTTCATCGATACCGCACCCGGTTACGGTGACGGTCGCAGCGAAACAGTGATCGCGGAAACCTTGTCTCGTTTGCCGGCGAACGTTCGCGATTCGATTCACGTGGCTACCAAGACGCCCCCCTCCACGGGGCCCTGGCCGCCGACTCCGTATTGTCGCTGGCAAGATCGTTATTCGGCGGCATACATTCGGTCCGATGTCGAGCAGCGTCTGAAGAACCTTAAAACCGACTGCTTGGACCTGCTGCAGTTGCATTCCTGGACGCGGGCTTGGAACGATGATCCGCAACCGTTGCTGGTTTTGCAAAAGCTTCGAGAAGAAGGGAAAATTCGAAAAATCGGAATCTGCACGCCTGAGCAGGACCAGAATTGCGTCATCCAGCTGATGCGAGACGGATTGGTCGACGTCGTTCAGGTGATTTTTAATCTGTTTGAACAAGAACCTGCTGCTCAGCTTTTACCCGTCGCGGCCGAAACGGGAACTGGCGTGATCGTGCGAGTATCCCTGGATGAGGGGGCACTGACGGGCAAGTATCCGGCGGACCACGAGTTCCCCGCCGATGACTTCCGAAGTAGCTATTTCGCGGGCGACCGGATGGGGCGAACGGCGGCTCGTGTGAACGAAATCGCTGCAGATTTGAAGGAATTTGGGTTTTCAGAGAATTACACACTGGCTGACGCTGCCATCAAATTTTCGCAGTCTCACCCAGCCGTTTCGACCGTCATTGTCGGGATGCGAAATCCAGAACAGGCGGCCCGAAATGCGGCCGCTGCAACGCTGCCAAGCCTGCCACCTGAACTCTTGCAACGGTTACGACGCCACCAATGGCTACGCGGAGTGTGGTACGGGGGCAAATGA
- a CDS encoding CTP synthase, giving the protein MTKHIFVTGGVVSSLGKGLTSASIGMLLERRGLSVRMQKLDPYINVDPGTMSPYQHGEVYVLDDGSETDLDLGHYERFTSGKLDRDCNYTTGQIYLSVIEKERKGQFLGKTVQVIPHVTNEIKRVIKRMGGDDVDVVITEIGGTVGDIESLPFLEAIRQFSLDVGRENVLYMHLTLVPYLKAADELKTKPTQHSVGQLREIGIQPDILVCRCERSISREDRDKIALFCNVKTEAVIEEKDKDFSIYEVPISLVDNKMDELVVQKLGLTKAGSLDMTPWNDLLHRLRNPRHELSIAVVGKYAEHKDAYKSIYESIDHAGMTHDAQIRIGRIQSADIEREGAERLLSGYHGILVPGGFGERGVEGKVQAIRFARERGVPYFGICLGMQTAVIEYARNVMGLTGAHSTEFDKDTEHPVICLLDEQQNVTQMGGTMRLGSQPSRLVPGTKAHHAYGVEAIAERHRHRYEFNNEYRKAFEEAGMTFSGLSPDGGLVEVVEIESHPWFVAAQFHPEFKSKPLASHPLFRDFVEATIKRRQKRVTDEMDSVTAETVSKA; this is encoded by the coding sequence ATGACTAAGCATATATTTGTGACCGGCGGCGTTGTCAGTTCGCTCGGCAAGGGTTTGACTAGCGCTTCGATCGGCATGCTCCTAGAGCGGCGTGGATTAAGCGTCCGAATGCAGAAGCTGGATCCGTACATTAATGTCGATCCAGGCACGATGAGTCCGTACCAACACGGCGAGGTGTACGTGTTGGACGACGGCAGCGAAACCGACCTGGATCTCGGACACTACGAGCGGTTTACATCCGGCAAACTTGACCGGGATTGCAATTACACCACCGGCCAGATCTACCTGTCTGTGATCGAAAAGGAACGCAAAGGGCAGTTCCTGGGTAAAACCGTGCAGGTGATTCCGCACGTGACCAACGAGATCAAACGGGTCATCAAACGCATGGGCGGCGATGACGTCGACGTCGTGATCACCGAAATCGGTGGGACCGTCGGGGACATCGAAAGCCTGCCGTTCCTGGAAGCAATTCGGCAATTTTCGCTGGACGTGGGACGTGAAAATGTTCTGTACATGCACCTGACGTTGGTGCCGTACTTGAAGGCTGCTGACGAACTGAAAACCAAGCCGACCCAGCACTCCGTCGGTCAACTTCGCGAGATCGGTATCCAGCCGGATATACTGGTTTGTCGCTGTGAGCGTTCGATCAGCCGCGAAGACCGCGACAAGATCGCTTTGTTCTGCAACGTGAAGACGGAAGCGGTGATTGAAGAGAAGGACAAGGACTTCTCGATCTATGAAGTGCCGATTTCGCTGGTCGATAACAAGATGGACGAGTTGGTCGTCCAAAAGCTGGGGCTGACCAAAGCGGGTAGCCTGGACATGACGCCTTGGAATGACCTGCTGCACCGACTGCGGAATCCTCGCCACGAGCTTTCCATCGCGGTCGTCGGCAAATATGCCGAGCACAAAGACGCGTACAAGTCGATTTACGAATCGATTGATCACGCGGGCATGACCCACGATGCTCAAATTCGCATTGGAAGAATTCAGAGCGCGGACATTGAACGCGAAGGTGCCGAGCGATTGCTCAGCGGCTATCACGGCATTTTGGTTCCCGGTGGATTCGGGGAACGCGGCGTTGAGGGCAAGGTGCAAGCGATTCGCTTCGCCCGAGAACGCGGCGTGCCGTACTTCGGGATCTGCTTGGGAATGCAAACCGCGGTTATCGAGTACGCTCGCAACGTGATGGGCCTCACCGGGGCCCACTCGACCGAATTTGACAAAGACACCGAGCACCCTGTGATTTGCTTGCTCGACGAGCAACAAAATGTCACGCAAATGGGCGGCACGATGCGACTGGGTAGCCAACCGTCACGTCTGGTGCCCGGCACGAAGGCTCATCATGCGTATGGTGTGGAAGCCATCGCGGAGCGCCATCGTCACCGATACGAGTTCAACAACGAATACCGAAAAGCGTTCGAAGAAGCAGGAATGACGTTTAGCGGCCTGAGCCCAGACGGCGGGTTGGTGGAAGTCGTCGAGATCGAATCGCATCCGTGGTTCGTGGCGGCTCAGTTCCACCCTGAATTCAAAAGTAAGCCGTTGGCGTCGCATCCGTTGTTCCGCGACTTTGTGGAAGCCACGATCAAGCGCCGACAAAAACGAGTCACTGACGAAATGGACTCGGTCACCGCAGAAACCGTTAGCAAGGCCTAG
- a CDS encoding DUF1844 domain-containing protein, translated as MTSPSENEPAPKIIVDSDWKEQVAKEKETLSEQEAANESAADAPEAASTEAPASDVSTADDAIAEGVAEGVAEGAADDVATTPEAELPQGGPQLPPASFEVLISMLFTQAISALGQMPGPDGGQTKVDKPMAKHTIDTLEMLETKTKGNLSDQESKMLTEALHALRMTYVGVRG; from the coding sequence ATGACTTCACCTAGTGAGAATGAACCTGCACCGAAGATCATCGTTGACTCGGATTGGAAAGAGCAGGTCGCCAAGGAAAAGGAAACGTTGAGTGAGCAGGAAGCCGCCAATGAATCTGCGGCTGACGCTCCGGAAGCGGCATCCACTGAGGCTCCGGCAAGCGATGTTTCGACTGCTGACGATGCCATCGCGGAAGGTGTCGCGGAAGGTGTCGCGGAAGGTGCGGCGGACGACGTTGCAACGACTCCGGAAGCGGAGCTGCCGCAAGGCGGCCCCCAGCTTCCACCGGCCAGTTTCGAAGTGTTGATATCGATGTTGTTCACGCAAGCGATTTCGGCGTTGGGACAAATGCCCGGTCCGGATGGTGGGCAGACCAAGGTTGACAAGCCGATGGCCAAGCACACGATCGATACCCTCGAAATGCTTGAGACCAAAACGAAGGGCAACCTGTCCGATCAAGAATCCAAGATGTTGACCGAGGCCTTGCATGCCTTGCGAATGACGTACGTCGGCGTTCGCGGTTAA